The proteins below are encoded in one region of Bremerella sp. P1:
- a CDS encoding type II secretion system protein GspK, which translates to MSSSKRNLRSKRGAVLFVVLVVVMMITLSAYAYTELMFIENKATHLTGRQIQARNVAESGIAMLSVFLEQEQELIDEQGGIYDNLDIMRGILVYPDDTAESRGRFSVLAPALNADGSIEGIRFGLEDESSRVNLNALLMLEGQTEGSGRALLMALPGMNEEIADCILDYIDEDDEPRELGAEFDYYNTLDPPYNPKNAPLETVEELLLVRGVTPELLFGRDTNRNGLVDDHEWAPPPDGDQQAMEMLELVPDLGWSSYLTLVSMEKNYSDSGQPKIYLNEDDLQTLHDNIAAIFPVEYADFICAYRLYGGSGGQSGGGNSGSGSGSSGGDNGGGSLSLDLSQEGQTKINNVLELIGASVQVQQGNRTVTMQSPFEDGIVAMNVYLPSMIDNMTINPSPIIPGRININQAPYEVLLGIPGMDEEIAGQILEQRLPVPDPEDPVTRHETWILLRGIVTTEQMISLSPFVCGGGDVYRAQVVGYFEDGSAFSRQEVVIDATQPQPKVMLWRDISELGRGHPLEVLGVELGLDDGQIN; encoded by the coding sequence ATGAGCTCCTCGAAGCGAAACCTCCGATCGAAGCGTGGCGCGGTATTGTTTGTCGTGCTGGTGGTCGTGATGATGATCACCCTCTCGGCGTACGCCTACACCGAACTGATGTTCATCGAGAACAAAGCCACTCACCTGACCGGTCGGCAGATTCAAGCCCGCAACGTCGCCGAGAGCGGCATCGCCATGCTGAGTGTTTTTCTGGAACAAGAGCAGGAACTCATCGACGAGCAAGGCGGTATCTACGACAACCTGGACATCATGCGAGGCATTCTCGTCTATCCGGATGACACGGCCGAATCCCGCGGACGCTTTTCGGTCCTCGCTCCGGCACTCAACGCAGACGGTTCCATCGAAGGCATTCGCTTCGGGCTGGAAGACGAATCAAGCCGCGTCAACTTGAACGCGCTGCTGATGCTTGAAGGACAAACCGAAGGATCAGGACGTGCCCTGCTTATGGCATTGCCCGGCATGAATGAAGAGATTGCCGATTGCATTCTCGACTACATCGATGAAGATGACGAACCGCGAGAACTCGGCGCCGAATTCGATTACTACAACACGCTCGATCCTCCCTACAACCCTAAGAACGCCCCGCTGGAAACGGTGGAAGAACTTCTCTTGGTGCGAGGAGTGACGCCGGAACTATTGTTCGGCCGCGACACCAACCGCAACGGCTTGGTCGATGACCACGAGTGGGCACCACCACCTGATGGCGACCAACAAGCCATGGAGATGCTCGAACTGGTACCCGACCTTGGCTGGTCCTCCTATCTGACGTTAGTGAGCATGGAGAAAAACTATTCCGATTCTGGACAGCCGAAGATCTACCTGAACGAAGACGATCTGCAAACCCTGCACGATAACATCGCGGCCATCTTCCCGGTCGAATATGCTGACTTCATCTGTGCTTATCGCCTTTATGGTGGCAGTGGAGGCCAGAGCGGCGGTGGCAATAGTGGCAGCGGCAGCGGTAGCAGCGGAGGAGATAACGGCGGGGGGTCGCTGAGCCTCGACCTGTCGCAGGAAGGCCAAACGAAGATCAACAACGTACTGGAGTTGATCGGAGCTTCCGTTCAAGTGCAGCAAGGCAATCGCACGGTGACCATGCAGTCGCCGTTCGAGGACGGAATTGTGGCGATGAATGTCTATCTGCCCAGCATGATAGACAACATGACCATTAATCCATCCCCAATAATTCCTGGCCGAATCAACATCAACCAGGCACCCTACGAGGTGCTTTTGGGTATCCCCGGTATGGACGAAGAAATCGCCGGGCAAATTCTCGAGCAACGTCTACCGGTCCCTGATCCGGAAGATCCCGTAACGCGTCACGAGACTTGGATTCTACTGCGCGGCATTGTCACCACCGAGCAGATGATTTCGCTCTCGCCCTTTGTTTGTGGCGGCGGCGATGTCTATCGAGCACAAGTGGTCGGCTACTTTGAAGACGGGAGTGCCTTTAGCCGCCAGGAAGTCGTGATCGACGCTACGCAGCCCCAACCCAAGGTCATGTTGTGGCGTGATATTTCGGAACTTGGCCGAGGACATCCGCTGGAAGTTCTCGGTGTGGAACTGGGGCTCGACGACGGACAAATCAACTGA